The genomic interval ATGATCACCTCGGTGGTGGAGCAGAACTTCTTCCTGTACAAATCCTGTCGGGTTAACAGGAATTTCACGGAGGAGATCTGCCGGAATCTCAACAAGCCGGAAAACGAGAAGTTCAGAAAGGAGGCAATGTTGACCAATGCCTGGTTCCTCCAGTGGGAGAACATCTCCGCCCACGTCTTCCCCATTATCCTTGCCCTTTTTCTGGGCTCCTTCTCGGATCGGCGGGGCCGCAAGTTGCCGCTGCTCATGGGACTTGTGGGCAAGTTCGTCTACTCCACGATGATAGTGGTCAATGCCAGGATGCCCACGTGGCCGGTGCAGAACATCATCTACTCGGCCACCTTGCCATCGGCGTTGACCGGTGCGGATGTGGCCATTTTCGCCTCCTGCTTCGCCTACATCTCGGACATTTCCACGCTGGAGCAGCGCACCATCCGGGTGACCATCCTGGACGTGATCTACCTCAGTGCCATGCCGCTGGGCGTGGCCCTGGGCTCGCATCTTTATTACAACGTGTTCAATCAGTCCTACGCGGACATGTTCACCGTGAACGCCTCTCTACTTGCCCTCGCCATCATCTACACCCTGTGCGCCCTGAAGGTAAGTTTCGGATTCACGCTAGAAATGAAAACGTTCAAAAGAGTGTCGGAAAATATGTTTGATTCTTATATGGTACTTTTCCAAGGATCCATAGAAAtctataatcataaatataaCACTTTCAGTGGCAAACCACGCCGAGACAGCGATCGCTGAGGGAACTCGGATACTGCGGCTTTTGGGGCGACTTCTTTGATAAGCAGCATGTGAAGGACTCGTTGGCGGTGCTGGTGAAGCCGCGGAAGGGACACCGTCGCAGCTTTCTCGTTATCCTTCTGGTCAGCATGGCCCTGTACACCTTTCAGCGCGACGAGGGCCAGTACCTCTACATGTACACCCTGGACAAATTCGACTGGGATGTGAGTGCGTACAGCCACTTTAAGACCTTCAAGTCGTCGGCCTATGTGATTGCCATGCTGTTGGCGGTGCCGCTAATGAACAAGCTCCTTGGATGGAGGGATACGGTGAGTCCTTCTTAGCACGAATCTGTCTATTGTCTAATTTCGATTACGAGTCTAAGTGTCTAAGTGATCCTCTTCCAATTTACGCATTTAATAAT from Drosophila yakuba strain Tai18E2 chromosome 3L, Prin_Dyak_Tai18E2_2.1, whole genome shotgun sequence carries:
- the LOC6534450 gene encoding uncharacterized protein LOC6534450 isoform X4, which produces MPKFIAYLQAHSENAAQRRNSRSSENSERSENSASGAVREQREEGAGRTVCQWAWHVVKSISVEPTMFLYMFAFMITSVVEQNFFLYKSCRVNRNFTEEICRNLNKPENEKFRKEAMLTNAWFLQWENISAHVFPIILALFLGSFSDRRGRKLPLLMGLVGKFVYSTMIVVNARMPTWPVQNIIYSATLPSALTGADVAIFASCFAYISDISTLEQRTIRVTILDVIYLSAMPLGVALGSHLYYNVFNQSYADMFTVNASLLALAIIYTLCALKWQTTPRQRSLRELGYCGFWGDFFDKQHVKDSLAVLVKPRKGHRRSFLVILLVSMALYTFQRDEGQYLYMYTLDKFDWDVSAYSHFKTFKSSAYVIAMLLAVPLMNKLLGWRDTPGCSSILPPIRTCSTPEPLCAAWVRLWVP
- the LOC6534450 gene encoding proton-coupled folate transporter isoform X1 gives rise to the protein MPKFIAYLQAHSENAAQRRNSRSSENSERSENSASGAVREQREEGAGRTVCQWAWHVVKSISVEPTMFLYMFAFMITSVVEQNFFLYKSCRVNRNFTEEICRNLNKPENEKFRKEAMLTNAWFLQWENISAHVFPIILALFLGSFSDRRGRKLPLLMGLVGKFVYSTMIVVNARMPTWPVQNIIYSATLPSALTGADVAIFASCFAYISDISTLEQRTIRVTILDVIYLSAMPLGVALGSHLYYNVFNQSYADMFTVNASLLALAIIYTLCALKWQTTPRQRSLRELGYCGFWGDFFDKQHVKDSLAVLVKPRKGHRRSFLVILLVSMALYTFQRDEGQYLYMYTLDKFDWDVSAYSHFKTFKSSAYVIAMLLAVPLMNKLLGWRDTTIVFIGTWAHSIARLFFYFASNTDLLYAGAVVCSLGPIVGPMIRAMTSKIVPTSERGKVFALLSVCDNAVPFISGVCYSQLYRATQSTNYGGNVFILTIATQIAVFVMILCIHIVLGKNSLAVPEVPEKESGLISQKEAVVEGETEKHEN
- the LOC6534450 gene encoding proton-coupled folate transporter isoform X2 is translated as MSAREAHSENAAQRRNSRSSENSERSENSASGAVREQREEGAGRTVCQWAWHVVKSISVEPTMFLYMFAFMITSVVEQNFFLYKSCRVNRNFTEEICRNLNKPENEKFRKEAMLTNAWFLQWENISAHVFPIILALFLGSFSDRRGRKLPLLMGLVGKFVYSTMIVVNARMPTWPVQNIIYSATLPSALTGADVAIFASCFAYISDISTLEQRTIRVTILDVIYLSAMPLGVALGSHLYYNVFNQSYADMFTVNASLLALAIIYTLCALKWQTTPRQRSLRELGYCGFWGDFFDKQHVKDSLAVLVKPRKGHRRSFLVILLVSMALYTFQRDEGQYLYMYTLDKFDWDVSAYSHFKTFKSSAYVIAMLLAVPLMNKLLGWRDTTIVFIGTWAHSIARLFFYFASNTDLLYAGAVVCSLGPIVGPMIRAMTSKIVPTSERGKVFALLSVCDNAVPFISGVCYSQLYRATQSTNYGGNVFILTIATQIAVFVMILCIHIVLGKNSLAVPEVPEKESGLISQKEAVVEGETEKHEN
- the LOC6534450 gene encoding proton-coupled folate transporter isoform X3 — encoded protein: MFLYMFAFMITSVVEQNFFLYKSCRVNRNFTEEICRNLNKPENEKFRKEAMLTNAWFLQWENISAHVFPIILALFLGSFSDRRGRKLPLLMGLVGKFVYSTMIVVNARMPTWPVQNIIYSATLPSALTGADVAIFASCFAYISDISTLEQRTIRVTILDVIYLSAMPLGVALGSHLYYNVFNQSYADMFTVNASLLALAIIYTLCALKWQTTPRQRSLRELGYCGFWGDFFDKQHVKDSLAVLVKPRKGHRRSFLVILLVSMALYTFQRDEGQYLYMYTLDKFDWDVSAYSHFKTFKSSAYVIAMLLAVPLMNKLLGWRDTTIVFIGTWAHSIARLFFYFASNTDLLYAGAVVCSLGPIVGPMIRAMTSKIVPTSERGKVFALLSVCDNAVPFISGVCYSQLYRATQSTNYGGNVFILTIATQIAVFVMILCIHIVLGKNSLAVPEVPEKESGLISQKEAVVEGETEKHEN